Proteins found in one Neomonachus schauinslandi chromosome 1, ASM220157v2, whole genome shotgun sequence genomic segment:
- the EIF2A gene encoding eukaryotic translation initiation factor 2A isoform X2 — MAPSTPLLTVRGSEGLYMVNGPPHFTESTLFSRINVINVTNKGLLHSFDLPKAVCLEFSPKNTVLATWQPYTTSKDGTAGIPNLQLYDVKTGTCLKSFIQKKMQNWCPSWSEDETICARNVNNEVHFFENNNFNTIANKLHLQKINDFVLSPGPQPYKVAVYVPGSKGAPSFVRLYQYPNFDGPHAALANKSFFKADKVTMLWNKKATAVLVIASTDVDKTGASYYGEQTLHYIAANGESAVVQLREYPSHLLQKNGPIYDVVWNSSSTEFCAVYGFMPAKATIFNLKCDPVFDFGTGPRNAAYYSPHGHILVLAGFGNLRGQMEVWDVKNYKLISKPVASDSTYFAWCPDGEHILTATCAPRLRVNNGYKIWHYTGSVLHKYDVPSNGELWQVSWQPFLDGIFPVKTITYQAVPSDVPSEEPKVATAYRPPALRNKPITNSKLHEEEPPQNMKPQAGNDKPLSKTALKNQRKHEAKKAAKQEARNEKSPDLAPTPAPQSTPRNTISRSTSGDPEIDKKIKNLKKKLKAIEQLKEQAAAGKQLEKNQLEKIQKEKALLQELEDLELGI, encoded by the exons TCCGAGGATCAGAAGGACTGTACATGGTAAATGGACCACCACATTTTACAGAAAGCACTTTGTTTTCAAG AATAAATGTTATCAATGTCACTAACAAGGGATTGCTGCACTCCTTCGACCTCCCAAAGGCAGTTTGCCTTGAGTTTTCACCAAAAAACACTGTCCTGGCAACGTGGCAGCCTTATACTA cttctaaAGATGGCACAGCTGGAATACCCAACCTACAACTTTATGATGTGAAAACTGGTACATGTTTGAAATCTTTCatccagaaaaaaatgcaaaattg GTGTCCATCTTGGTCAGAAGATGAAACTATCTGTGCCCGAAATGTTAACAACGAAGTTCACTTCTTTGAAAACAACAATTTta acacaatTGCAAATAAATTGCATTTgcaaaaaattaatgattttgtgTTATCACCTGGACCCCAACCATACAAG GTGGCTGTCTATGTTCCAGGAAGTAAGGGTGCACCTTCATTTGTTAGATTGTATCAGTACCCCAATTTTGATGGACCTCATGCAGCTTTAGctaataaaagtttttttaaagctgatAAGGTTACAATGCTATGGAATAAAAAAG CTACTGCTGTGTTAGTAATAGCTAGCACAGACGTCGACAAGACAGGAGCATCCTactatggagaacaaacactgCACTACATTGCAGCAAATGGAGAAAGTGCTGTTGTGCAATTGCGTGAGTATCCCAGTCATCTTCTT CAAAAAAATGGTCCCATTTATGATGTCGTTTGGAATTCTAGTTCTACTGAGTTTTGTGCTGTTTATGGTTTTATGCCTGCCAAAGCGACGATTTTCAACTTGAAATGTGATCCCGTGTTTGACTTTGGAACTGGTCCTCGTAATGCAGCCTACTATAGCCCACATGGACATATATTAGTACTAGCTGGATTTGGAAATCTGAGGGGACAAATGGAAGTGTGGGATGTTAAAAACTACAAACTTATTTCTAAACCAGTGGCCTCTGATTCTACCTATTTTGCTTGGTGCCCTGACGGTGAGCATATTTTAACAGCCACGTGTGCTCCCAGGTTACGTGTTAATAATGGGTACAAGATTTGGCATTATACTGGCTCTGTCTTACACAAGTATGATGTGCCGTCAAATGGAGAATTATGGCAGGTTTCTTGGCAGCCATTTTTAGATGGAATATTTCCAGTAAAAACAATAACTTACCAAGCGGTTCCAAGTGATGTACCCAGTGAAGAACCTAAAGTTGCAACAGCTTATAGACCCCCAGCTTTAAGAAATAAGCCAATCACCAATTCCAAACTG CATGAGGAGGAACCACCTCAGAATATGAAACCACAAGCAGGAAATGATAAGCCATTATCAAAAACAGCCCTTAAAAATCAAAGGAAGCATGAGGCTAAGAAAGCTGCAAAACAG GAAGCAAGAAATGAGAAGAGTCCAGATTTGGCACCTACTCCTGCCCCACAGAGCACACCACGAAATACTATCTCGCGGTCAACCTCTGGAGACCCTGaaatagacaaaaaaatcaagaacCTAAAGAAG
- the EIF2A gene encoding eukaryotic translation initiation factor 2A isoform X1: protein MAPSTPLLTVRGSEGLYMVNGPPHFTESTLFSRESGKNCKVYTFSKDGTLFAWGNGEKINVINVTNKGLLHSFDLPKAVCLEFSPKNTVLATWQPYTTSKDGTAGIPNLQLYDVKTGTCLKSFIQKKMQNWCPSWSEDETICARNVNNEVHFFENNNFNTIANKLHLQKINDFVLSPGPQPYKVAVYVPGSKGAPSFVRLYQYPNFDGPHAALANKSFFKADKVTMLWNKKATAVLVIASTDVDKTGASYYGEQTLHYIAANGESAVVQLREYPSHLLQKNGPIYDVVWNSSSTEFCAVYGFMPAKATIFNLKCDPVFDFGTGPRNAAYYSPHGHILVLAGFGNLRGQMEVWDVKNYKLISKPVASDSTYFAWCPDGEHILTATCAPRLRVNNGYKIWHYTGSVLHKYDVPSNGELWQVSWQPFLDGIFPVKTITYQAVPSDVPSEEPKVATAYRPPALRNKPITNSKLHEEEPPQNMKPQAGNDKPLSKTALKNQRKHEAKKAAKQEARNEKSPDLAPTPAPQSTPRNTISRSTSGDPEIDKKIKNLKKKLKAIEQLKEQAAAGKQLEKNQLEKIQKEKALLQELEDLELGI, encoded by the exons TCCGAGGATCAGAAGGACTGTACATGGTAAATGGACCACCACATTTTACAGAAAGCACTTTGTTTTCAAG GGAATCTGGGAAAAATTGCAAAGTCTATACCTTTAGTAAGGATGGCACCTTGTTTGCCTGGGGCAACGGAGAAAA AATAAATGTTATCAATGTCACTAACAAGGGATTGCTGCACTCCTTCGACCTCCCAAAGGCAGTTTGCCTTGAGTTTTCACCAAAAAACACTGTCCTGGCAACGTGGCAGCCTTATACTA cttctaaAGATGGCACAGCTGGAATACCCAACCTACAACTTTATGATGTGAAAACTGGTACATGTTTGAAATCTTTCatccagaaaaaaatgcaaaattg GTGTCCATCTTGGTCAGAAGATGAAACTATCTGTGCCCGAAATGTTAACAACGAAGTTCACTTCTTTGAAAACAACAATTTta acacaatTGCAAATAAATTGCATTTgcaaaaaattaatgattttgtgTTATCACCTGGACCCCAACCATACAAG GTGGCTGTCTATGTTCCAGGAAGTAAGGGTGCACCTTCATTTGTTAGATTGTATCAGTACCCCAATTTTGATGGACCTCATGCAGCTTTAGctaataaaagtttttttaaagctgatAAGGTTACAATGCTATGGAATAAAAAAG CTACTGCTGTGTTAGTAATAGCTAGCACAGACGTCGACAAGACAGGAGCATCCTactatggagaacaaacactgCACTACATTGCAGCAAATGGAGAAAGTGCTGTTGTGCAATTGCGTGAGTATCCCAGTCATCTTCTT CAAAAAAATGGTCCCATTTATGATGTCGTTTGGAATTCTAGTTCTACTGAGTTTTGTGCTGTTTATGGTTTTATGCCTGCCAAAGCGACGATTTTCAACTTGAAATGTGATCCCGTGTTTGACTTTGGAACTGGTCCTCGTAATGCAGCCTACTATAGCCCACATGGACATATATTAGTACTAGCTGGATTTGGAAATCTGAGGGGACAAATGGAAGTGTGGGATGTTAAAAACTACAAACTTATTTCTAAACCAGTGGCCTCTGATTCTACCTATTTTGCTTGGTGCCCTGACGGTGAGCATATTTTAACAGCCACGTGTGCTCCCAGGTTACGTGTTAATAATGGGTACAAGATTTGGCATTATACTGGCTCTGTCTTACACAAGTATGATGTGCCGTCAAATGGAGAATTATGGCAGGTTTCTTGGCAGCCATTTTTAGATGGAATATTTCCAGTAAAAACAATAACTTACCAAGCGGTTCCAAGTGATGTACCCAGTGAAGAACCTAAAGTTGCAACAGCTTATAGACCCCCAGCTTTAAGAAATAAGCCAATCACCAATTCCAAACTG CATGAGGAGGAACCACCTCAGAATATGAAACCACAAGCAGGAAATGATAAGCCATTATCAAAAACAGCCCTTAAAAATCAAAGGAAGCATGAGGCTAAGAAAGCTGCAAAACAG GAAGCAAGAAATGAGAAGAGTCCAGATTTGGCACCTACTCCTGCCCCACAGAGCACACCACGAAATACTATCTCGCGGTCAACCTCTGGAGACCCTGaaatagacaaaaaaatcaagaacCTAAAGAAG
- the EIF2A gene encoding eukaryotic translation initiation factor 2A isoform X3 has translation MAPSTPLLTVRGSEGLYMVNGPPHFTESTLFSRESGKNCKVYTFSKDGTLFAWGNGEKINVINVTNKGLLHSFDLPKAVCLEFSPKNTVLATWQPYTNTIANKLHLQKINDFVLSPGPQPYKVAVYVPGSKGAPSFVRLYQYPNFDGPHAALANKSFFKADKVTMLWNKKATAVLVIASTDVDKTGASYYGEQTLHYIAANGESAVVQLREYPSHLLQKNGPIYDVVWNSSSTEFCAVYGFMPAKATIFNLKCDPVFDFGTGPRNAAYYSPHGHILVLAGFGNLRGQMEVWDVKNYKLISKPVASDSTYFAWCPDGEHILTATCAPRLRVNNGYKIWHYTGSVLHKYDVPSNGELWQVSWQPFLDGIFPVKTITYQAVPSDVPSEEPKVATAYRPPALRNKPITNSKLHEEEPPQNMKPQAGNDKPLSKTALKNQRKHEAKKAAKQEARNEKSPDLAPTPAPQSTPRNTISRSTSGDPEIDKKIKNLKKKLKAIEQLKEQAAAGKQLEKNQLEKIQKEKALLQELEDLELGI, from the exons TCCGAGGATCAGAAGGACTGTACATGGTAAATGGACCACCACATTTTACAGAAAGCACTTTGTTTTCAAG GGAATCTGGGAAAAATTGCAAAGTCTATACCTTTAGTAAGGATGGCACCTTGTTTGCCTGGGGCAACGGAGAAAA AATAAATGTTATCAATGTCACTAACAAGGGATTGCTGCACTCCTTCGACCTCCCAAAGGCAGTTTGCCTTGAGTTTTCACCAAAAAACACTGTCCTGGCAACGTGGCAGCCTTATACTA acacaatTGCAAATAAATTGCATTTgcaaaaaattaatgattttgtgTTATCACCTGGACCCCAACCATACAAG GTGGCTGTCTATGTTCCAGGAAGTAAGGGTGCACCTTCATTTGTTAGATTGTATCAGTACCCCAATTTTGATGGACCTCATGCAGCTTTAGctaataaaagtttttttaaagctgatAAGGTTACAATGCTATGGAATAAAAAAG CTACTGCTGTGTTAGTAATAGCTAGCACAGACGTCGACAAGACAGGAGCATCCTactatggagaacaaacactgCACTACATTGCAGCAAATGGAGAAAGTGCTGTTGTGCAATTGCGTGAGTATCCCAGTCATCTTCTT CAAAAAAATGGTCCCATTTATGATGTCGTTTGGAATTCTAGTTCTACTGAGTTTTGTGCTGTTTATGGTTTTATGCCTGCCAAAGCGACGATTTTCAACTTGAAATGTGATCCCGTGTTTGACTTTGGAACTGGTCCTCGTAATGCAGCCTACTATAGCCCACATGGACATATATTAGTACTAGCTGGATTTGGAAATCTGAGGGGACAAATGGAAGTGTGGGATGTTAAAAACTACAAACTTATTTCTAAACCAGTGGCCTCTGATTCTACCTATTTTGCTTGGTGCCCTGACGGTGAGCATATTTTAACAGCCACGTGTGCTCCCAGGTTACGTGTTAATAATGGGTACAAGATTTGGCATTATACTGGCTCTGTCTTACACAAGTATGATGTGCCGTCAAATGGAGAATTATGGCAGGTTTCTTGGCAGCCATTTTTAGATGGAATATTTCCAGTAAAAACAATAACTTACCAAGCGGTTCCAAGTGATGTACCCAGTGAAGAACCTAAAGTTGCAACAGCTTATAGACCCCCAGCTTTAAGAAATAAGCCAATCACCAATTCCAAACTG CATGAGGAGGAACCACCTCAGAATATGAAACCACAAGCAGGAAATGATAAGCCATTATCAAAAACAGCCCTTAAAAATCAAAGGAAGCATGAGGCTAAGAAAGCTGCAAAACAG GAAGCAAGAAATGAGAAGAGTCCAGATTTGGCACCTACTCCTGCCCCACAGAGCACACCACGAAATACTATCTCGCGGTCAACCTCTGGAGACCCTGaaatagacaaaaaaatcaagaacCTAAAGAAG
- the LOC110576773 gene encoding glycine cleavage system H protein, mitochondrial-like, whose product MVLRVVRSVRAAACSLRVASAPTARCLPRLWGLRAGAVQTLRTGSAVLSVRKFTDKHEWITTENGIGTVGISNFAQEALGDVVYCSLCEVGTKLNKQDEFGALESVKAASELYSPLSGLVTEINEALAENPGLVNKSCYEDGWLIKIALSNPSELDELMSEEAYEESIEE is encoded by the coding sequence ATGGTGCTGCGAGTGGTGCGGAGCGTGCGGGCTGCGGCCTGCAGTCTGCGCGTCGCCTCCGCGCCCACCGCGCGCTGCCTGCCGCGGCTCTGGGGGCTGAGGGCGGGCGCCGTCCAGACACTGCGCACGGGCTCTGCTGTGCTCTCCGTGCGTAAATTCACAGACAAACATGAATGGATAACAACAGAAAATGGTATTGGAACAGTGGGAATCAGCAATTTTGCACAGGAAGCTTTGGGAGATGTTGTTTACTGTAGTCTGTGTGAAGTTGGGACAAAACTGAACAAACAAGATGAGTTCGGTGCTTTGGAAAGTGTGAAAGCTGCTAGTGAACTCTATTCTCCTCTATCAGGATTAGTAACTGAAATTAATGAAGCTCTTGCAGAAAATCCAGGACTTGTCAACAAATCTTGTTATGAAGATGGTTGGCTGATCAAGATAGCACTCAGTAATCCTTCAGAGCTGGATGAATTAATGAGTGAAGAAGCATATGAGGAATCTATTGAGGAGTGA